In Oryzias latipes chromosome 15, ASM223467v1, the following proteins share a genomic window:
- the spred2 gene encoding sprouty-related, EVH1 domain-containing protein 2 — protein sequence MIEETHPNDDSYIVRVKAVVMTRDDSSGGWLAQDGGALTRVGVCRLLPSELAPVSASNGSQFLIRGERLRDKQVILDCPLRKDLVYTIAMPTFHHWKVEDRRCGLSFQSPADARAFDRGVRKAIEDLAEGSTTSSTALQNEGELGDDDVFTNTTDSSSNSSQRLDSSLQPLESSPLPQRHKCVPRHRHDPHDPHPLIDHFYLDQHLSRIPRRVKFEDEEIVRINPRERSWEQSTERHFGRQSDRPWLTGYEDYRHATMRDKYIHTDESESYVQFDDIDAKKHDYTYPLAPALSPSDSDAPFGPFANKGHSGSCRSDFSAVSTQPSSILLSSSASFSAAKGRKGGGTERAQCEHCGESFFISNNRRGRCQDAPDPVRACIQRISCMWLADTMLYHCMSDPEGDYSDPCSCDGGESGGGGRVGTRWLALLGLSLVAPCLCLYPPLHACHHVGLVCGCCGGRHKAMS from the exons TGACAGCTACATCGTGCGTGTGAAAGCGGTGGTGATGACGCGGGACGACTCGAGCGGCGGCTGGCTGGCTCAGGATGGAGGGGCCCTGACCAGGGTGGGGGTGTGCCGCCTCCTGCCGTCAGAGCTGGCACCCGTTTCGGCTTCCAATGGCTCCCAGTTTCTAATCCGTGGTGAGCGGCTACGGGACAAACAG GTAATCCTGGACTGTCCACTGCGGAAGGACCTGGTTTACACCATAGCCATGCCCACATTTCATCACTGGAAGGTGGAGGACAGAAGGTGTGGCCTATCCTTCCAGAGTCCAGCAGACGCCAGAGCTTTTGACAGGGGCGTACGGAAAGCCATTGAGGACTTGGCTGAAG GCTCAACCACCTCGTCCACAGCGCTCCAGAACGAGGGCGAGCTGGGGGACGATGACGTCTTTACT AACACCACAGACAGCTCGTCCAACTCCTCCCAGAGACTGGACAGCTCTCTACAGCCACTCGAGTCCTCGCCCCTTCCGCAGAGACACAAGTGTGTGCCGAGACATCGCCATGACCCGCATGACCCCCATCCACTCATAGACCACTTCTACTTGGACCAG CATTTGTCCCGTATTCCCCGCCGCGTGAAGTTTGAAGATGAGGAAATTGTCCGCATCAACCCCCGGGAACGCAGCTGGGAGCAAAGCACAGAGCGTCACTTTGGGCGCCAGTCAGACCGCCCCTGGCTGACTGGCTATGAGGACTACCGCCACGCCACCATGCGGGACAAATACATCCACACAGACGAATCCGAGTCTTACGTCCAGTTTGACGATATAGACGCAAAGAAGCACGACTACACCTACCCGCTGGCTCCAGCTCTGTCGCCTTCAGACTCTGATGCCCCCTTTGGACCCTTTGCCAATAAGGGCCACAGTGGCTCCTGCCGCTCAGACTTCTCTGCGGTTTCCACACAGCCTAGCTCTATCCTGTTGAGCTCCTCTGCTTCTTTCAGTGCCGCGAAAGGACGTAAAGGTGGAGGCACGGAGCGTGCTCAGTGCGAGCACTGCGGGGAATCCTTTTTTATCTCTAACAACCGAAGAGGCCGGTGCCAGGACGCCCCAGATCCCGTGCGTGCGTGCATCCAGCGGATCAGCTGCATGTGGCTGGCAGACACCATGCTCTACCACTGCATGTCGGACCCCGAGGGAGACTACTCGGACCCCTGTTCCTGTGATGGCGGGGAGAGCGGCGGAGGGGGTCGCGTCGGCACGCGCTGGTTAGCTCTGCTCGGCCTGTCGCTCGTGGCGCCCTGCCTCTGCCTCTACCCGCCTTTGCATGCCTGCCACCACGTGGGGCTGGTGTGCGGCTGCTGCGGAGGGCGACACAAAGCCATGAGCTGA